The genomic stretch ACCGATCCCCACAACCTGGGGGCGATCCTGCGCAGCGCCGACGCCGCCGGCTGCCATGGCGTCTTCGTGCCGAAGGACCGCTCCTGCCCGGTCACGGCGGTGGTTGAAAAGACGGCGGCCGGTGCGCTGGCGCACCTGCCGCTGTGCCAGGTGACCAATCTGGCCCGTACCCTCGAGGAGTTAAAGCAAGAGGGGGTGTGGGTATACGGGCTGGCGGGCGAAGAGTCGGCCGAGGTGCTTTACCGTACGGACCTGGCCGGCAACCTGGCGCTGGTGGTCGGCAGCGAGGGGGCGGGGCTGCGGCCCAACGTGCGCCGGCACTGCGACGGACTGCTGGCCATCCCCATGGGCGGCGGCGTCGCCTCGCTCAACGCTTCGGTGGCTGCCGCCGTCGCCCTGTTCGAGGTCGTGCGGCAGCGCCGGCGAGATGAAGAACGGTAAATCTTTTTTGGGTATTTTTTGATTTGCAGGTTGACAATTCCGTGGAAATCGACTATAAGCTCTACTTCGTCGCGGGGCAGAGGGGAGCCTGAGAAAAATTCCCTTGCATTCGACCGGATGCTGATGTATATATCCCCCCCTGTGCTGGCGTAGCTCAATAGGTAGAGCAGCTGACTTGTAATCAGCAGGTTGCGGGTTCAATTCCTGTCGCCAGCTCCAATGAGCTACCGGGCGGTATGCCCTGAAAAGTAGACGAGACGCTTCCCCTGGAGGGGTTCCCGAGCGGCCAAAGGGAGCAGACTGTAAATCTGCCGTCGTAGACTTCGGAGGTTCGAATCCTCCCCCCTCCACCAAACAAGCAATACTTGCCGGACGAGATCCGGTCGGCGAATCCCAGGAGGCCCTAGGCCGAGCGCACTGGGACGGCGGTCGAAGTCGAGTCCACAAAGCTACGCATAGGTCGACTTAGGTTTTGGGCGGGAGTAGCTCAGTTGGCTAGAGCATCAGCCTTCCAAGCTGAGGGTCGCGGGTTCGAGTCCCGTTTCCCGCTCCAAAATTCAAAAATGTATTCTCTCCGCAGCTTGACAGTGAGATAAGCCCACATAGCTCAGTAGGTAGAGCACTTCCTTGGTAAGGAAGAGGTCACCGGTTCGAATCCGGTTGTGGGCTCCATTCGCTGCATGGGGGGATTTTTCTGTCTGGCAAAATCTGGCTCCTGCCTTGCGGTTGGTGGCCGTAATCTTGGAAAAAAGCGTTCATTTACGAGAACAGGGAGGTTGACATCATGGGTAAAGCTAAATTCGAAAGAACCAAGCCTCACGTCAATATCGGGACGATCGGTCACGTCGACCACGGCAAGACCACGCTGACCGCCGCCATTACCAAGGTCATGGCGTCCAAGGGTCTGGCCCAGTTCAAGGCCTT from Desulfuromonadales bacterium encodes the following:
- a CDS encoding GTP-binding protein, with the protein product MGKAKFERTKPHVNIGTIGHVDHGKTTLTAAITKVMASKGLAQFKA
- the rlmB gene encoding 23S rRNA (guanosine(2251)-2'-O)-methyltransferase RlmB translates to MAVDLVYGINPVREALRGERRRPLELLAERDSHPPRLEALLREAVAAGVPVQRRQRQELDRLAGHSHHQGVVLRVEPFAYAESEELLERWRISGQKAFFLLLDGITDPHNLGAILRSADAAGCHGVFVPKDRSCPVTAVVEKTAAGALAHLPLCQVTNLARTLEELKQEGVWVYGLAGEESAEVLYRTDLAGNLALVVGSEGAGLRPNVRRHCDGLLAIPMGGGVASLNASVAAAVALFEVVRQRRRDEER